One genomic window of Nicotiana sylvestris chromosome 10, ASM39365v2, whole genome shotgun sequence includes the following:
- the LOC104238479 gene encoding uncharacterized protein, giving the protein MHNCFNCYQNPLPQSYRMNQAAALKRKVSNPNNAQSSMKNIGFDFQYRSSANLAKKIQIKRENLVSDRNDKAAKEQALLGVKRKNCMPATLEGQSRQRLTQFDVSVQKLGRNRLPVYKSIQSSSREDLNTSHNIASKGQIKQRSIQLEDPIQKQRMSKLLVPTSMIQSSAKVDPNTLHMIRRTQGDGEKQIYIQELQNCKNLKINSVLPSTSVNQFLKKYGIQVGGEKHPDNHPKNEMRFMSSPIIDEREIELENFAAQDEVGDDEFIGDEDMNIDSAAGGTSEKKRVRGKQHVRIFMQVVSKKERR; this is encoded by the exons ATGCACAACTGTTTCAATTGTTATCAAAACCCTCTTCCTCAGAGCTATAG GATGAATCAAGCGGCAGCTCTTAAGAGAAAAGTTTCGAATCCAAACAATGCTCAAAGTTCAATGAAAAATATAGGTTTCGATTTCCAATACCGATCAAGTGCCAACCTAGCCAAAAAAATTCAGATTAAGAGAGAAAATCTTGTAAGTGATCGCAACGATAAAGCTGCTAAAGAGCAGGCATTACTTGGAGTTAAAAGGAAGAATTGCATGCCTGCAACATTAGAAGGACAAAGTAGACAGAGGTTAACTCAATTCGATGTGTCAGTTCAAAAGTTAGGAAGAAATAGATTACCGGTGTACAAATCAATCCAATCGTCTTCAAGGGAAGATCTGAACACTTCACATAATATTGCAAGTAAAGGACAAATTAAACAAAGGTCAATTCAATTGGAGGATCCCATTCAAAAGCAAAGAATGAGCAAATTACTTGTGCCCACATCCATGATCCAATCATCTGCAAAGGTAGATCCTAACACATTACATATGATTAGAAGAACACAAGGTGATGGAGAGAAACAAATTTATATTCAGGAGCTACAAAATTGCAAAAATTTAAAGATAAACTCAGTCCTACCGTCGACGAGTGTTAATCAATTTCTTAAAAAATATGGGATACAAGTTGGTGGTGAAAAACATCCTGATAATCACCCAAAAAATGAAATGAGATTTATGTCCTCTCCTATTATTGATGAGCGTGAAATAGAATTGGAAAATTTTGCTGCACAAGATGAAGTTGGTGATGATGAATTTATTGGAGATGAGGATATGAACATCGATAGTGCTGCAGGTG GGACATCAGAGAAGAAAAGAGTTCGAGGTAAACAACATGTAAGAATATTCATGCAAGTAGTTTCGAAAAAAGAGAGGAGGTGA